From Ipomoea triloba cultivar NCNSP0323 chromosome 5, ASM357664v1, the proteins below share one genomic window:
- the LOC116020391 gene encoding basic proline-rich protein-like, producing MASKSQGPTILLLSLIFLFLALANSQYVPTPTPCTCIETGLPPFSPPSNTGGGDQPPIPPPGSGQPPISPGSSGTPPITPPSNDGIIQPPVSPPDNGQPPVSPPNNGQPPVSPPSNDQPPISPPSNVQPPFSPPQNSQPPLSPPGNGQPPISPDSAQPPILPPSTGSNGEPPISPGSSGQPSSDDGDTQPPSPQGSGQPPVSPTVSGQPPISPPSVSGQPPISPGSSGTPPITPPSNDNSTRPPVSPESNSQPSISPPSNDQPPVSPPDNGQPPVLPPNNGQPPVSPPSNDQPPISPPSNVQPPLSTPPNAQPPLSPPSNGQPPISPDSAQPPISPPPPISPGSSGQPSSDDGDTQPPSPQGSGQPPVSPTVSGQPPISPPSGSDQPPISPGSSGTPPITPPSNDNSTRPPVSPESNSQPSISPPSNDQPPVSPPDNGQPPVSPPNNGQPPVSPPSNDQPPISPPSNVQPPLSTPPNAQPPLSPPSNGQPPISPDSAQPPISPPPPISPGSSGQPSSDDGDTQPPSPHGSGQPPVSPTVSGQPPISPPSGSGQPPISPGSSGTPPITPPSNDNSTRPPVSPESNSQPSISPPSNDQPPVSPPDNGQPPVSPPNNDQPPVSPPSNDQPPISPPSNVQPPFSTPQNAQPPLSPPSNGQPPISPDSAQPPISPTGSGQPAFSPQSNVSGGGQPSIAPPGNGKPPVSPPGSSQPPISPLGSGQPPISPPGSSQPPFSPPHNAQPPLSPPGSGQPPVSPPSFSSQPLISPPNNGGRSPISPPNDNDGVAQPPISPPPPISPGSSGQPSSDDGDTQPLHLMAVANHPSHLHNDQPPISPPSNVQPPFSTPQNAQPPLSPPSNGQPPISPDSAQPPISPTGSGQPAFSPQSNVSGGGQPSIAPPGNGKPPVSPPGSSQPPISPLGSGQPPISPPGSSQPPFSPPHNAQPPLSPPGSGQPPVSPPSFSSQPSISPPNNGGRSPISPPNDNDGGTLQPPISPPGNRQPPTSPPSNGQPPVSPYSSIGEPPISPPSNGVNVTQPPISPPSNGVNVTQPPIPPPNNSGRTCPIDKNDLGVCAITLKDIGSIFQADHHIPIQPCCKCLKELSNFEAATCLCTASNLLAKLINNPNLAINTLLKLCQMRAPKGFNCIPRRML from the exons ATGGCCTCCAAATCCCAAGGCCCGACCATCCTTTTACTTTCCCTCATTTTCCTATTCCTTGCCCTTGCTAATTCTCAATACGTACCCACCCCAACTCCGTGTACATGTATCGAAACTGGCCTACCCCCATTCTCACCACCTAGCAACACGGGTGGAGGAGACCAACCCCCTATCCCACCTCCAGGAAGTGGCCAACCCCCTATTTCTCCTGGTAGTAGTGGAACCCCACCTATCACACCACCTAGTAATGATGGCATCATCCAACCCCCTGTCTCACCTCCGGATAATGGCCAACCCCCTGTTTCACCTCCAAATAATG GTCAACCTCCTGTCTCACCTCCAAGTAATGATCAACCCCCTATCTCTCCTCCAAGTAATGTCCAACCCCCATTCTCTCCTCCACAAAATTCTCAACCCCCTTTATCGCCTCCAGGTAATGGTCAACCCCCTATCTCTCCTGATAGTGCCCAACCACCTATCTTACCACCTAGCACTGGCAGTAATGGTGAACCCCCTATCTCTCCCGGTAGTAGTGGACAACCATCTAGCGATGATGGCGACACCCAACCCCCTTCACCTCAGGGCAGTGGCCAACCACCCGTCTCACCTACAGTTAGTGGTCAACCCCCTATATCACCACCAAGTGTCAGTGGCCAACCCCCTATTTCTCCTGGTAGTAGTGGAACCCCGCCTATCACACCACCTAGTAATGATAATAGCACCCGACCCCCTGTCTCACCTGAAAGCAATAGTCAACCATCTATCTCTCCTCCAAGTAATGACCAACCCCCTGTCTCACCTCCGGATAATGGCCAACCCCCTGTTTTACCTCCAAATAATGGTCAACCTCCTGTCTCACCTCCAAGTAATGATCAACCCCCTATCTCTCCTCCAAGTAATGTCCAACCTCCACTCTCTACTCCACCAAATGCTCAACCCCCTTTATCACCTCCAAGTAATGGTCAACCTCCTATCTCTCCTGATAGTGCCCAAC CACCTATCTCACCACCGCCCCCTATCTCTCCCGGTAGTAGTGGACAACCATCTAGCGATGATGGCGACACCCAACCCCCTTCACCTCAGGGCAGTGGCCAACCACCCGTCTCACCTACAGTTAGTGGTCAACCCCCTATATCACCACCAAGTGGCAGTGACCAACCCCCTATTTCTCCTGGTAGTAGTGGAACCCCGCCTATCACACCACCTAGTAATGATAATAGCACCCGACCCCCTGTCTCACCTGAAAGCAATAGTCAACCATCTATCTCTCCTCCAAGTAATGACCAACCCCCTGTCTCACCTCCGGATAATGGCCAACCCCCTGTTTCACCTCCAAATAATGGTCAACCTCCTGTCTCACCTCCAAGTAATGATCAACCCCCTATCTCTCCTCCAAGTAATGTCCAACCTCCACTCTCTACTCCACCAAATGCTCAACCCCCTTTATCACCTCCAAGTAATGGTCAACCTCCTATCTCTCCTGATAGTGCCCAACCACCTATCTCACCACCACCCCCTATCTCTCCCGGTAGTAGTGGACAACCATCTAGCGATGATGGCGACACCCAACCCCCTTCACCTCATGGCAGTGGCCAACCACCCGTCTCACCTACAGTTAGTGGTCAACCCCCTATATCACCACCAAGTGGCAGTGGCCAACCCCCTATTTCTCCTGGTAGTAGTGGAACCCCGCCTATCACACCACCTAGTAATGATAACAGCACCCGACCCCCTGTCTCACCTGAAAGCAATAGTCAACCATCTATCTCTCCTCCAAGTAATGACCAACCCCCTGTCTCACCCCCGGATAATGGCCAACCCCCTGTTTCACCTCCAAATAATGATCAACCTCCTGTCTCACCTCCAAGTAATGATCAACCCCCTATCTCTCCTCCAAGTAATGTCCAACCTCCATTCTCTACTCCACAAAATGCTCAACCCCCTTTATCGCCTCCAAGTAATGGTCAACCCCCTATCTCTCCTGATAGTGCCCAACCCCCTATCTCACCTACGGGTAGTGGCCAACCCGCTTTCTCACCTCAAAGTAATGTTAGCGGTGGTGGCCAACCCTCTATCGCACCTCCAGGTAATGGTAAACCCCCTGTCTCACCTCCAGGTAGTAGTCAACCACCTATCTCACCTTTGGGTAGTGGCCAACCTCCAATCTCTCCACCGGGTAGTAGCCAACCTCCATTCTCTCCTCCACATAATGCTCAACCCCCTTTATCACCTCCGGGTAGTGGTCAACCCCCTGTCTCACCTCCATCATTTAGTAGTCAACCTCTTATCTCACCTCCTAATAATGGTGGTCGATCCCCTATCTCCCCTCCTAATGACAATGATGGTG TGGCCCAACCACCTATCTCACCACCACCCCCTATCTCTCCCGGTAGTAGTGGACAACCATCTAGCGATGATGGCGACACCCAACCCCTTCACCTCATGGCAGTGGCCAACCACCCGTCTCACCTACA TAATGATCAACCCCCTATCTCTCCTCCAAGTAATGTCCAACCTCCATTCTCTACTCCACAAAATGCTCAACCCCCTTTATCGCCTCCAAGTAATGGTCAACCCCCTATCTCTCCTGATAGTGCCCAACCCCCTATCTCACCTACGGGTAGTGGCCAACCCGCTTTCTCACCTCAAAGTAATGTTAGCGGTGGTGGCCAACCCTCTATCGCACCTCCAGGTAATGGTAAACCCCCTGTCTCACCTCCAGGTAGTAGTCAACCACCTATCTCACCTTTGGGTAGTGGCCAACCTCCAATCTCTCCACCGGGTAGTAGCCAACCTCCATTCTCTCCTCCACATAATGCTCAACCCCCTTTATCACCTCCGGGTAGTGGTCAACCCCCTGTCTCACCTCCATCATTTAGTAGTCAACCCTCTATCTCACCTCCTAATAATGGTGGTCGATCCCCTATCTCCCCTCCTAATGACAATGATGGTGGTACTTTGCAACCCCCTATCTCACCTCCAGGAAATCGCCAACCTCCTACCTCACCTCCGAGTAATGGTCAACCCCCTGTTTCACCTTATTCCAGTATTGGTGAACCCCCTATCTCACCTCCTTCCAACGGTGTCAATGTCACCCAACCCCCTATCTCACCTCCTTCCAATGGTGTCAATGTCACCCAACCCCCTATCCCACCTCCTAATAACAGCGGCAGAACATGCCCAATAGACAAAAATGACTTGGGTGTATGTGCTATTACACTCAAGGATATCGGTTCAATCTTTCAGGCTGATCACCATATTCCCATACAGCCTTGCTGCAAATGTCTTAAAGAGCTGTCTAAtttcgaagctgctacctgtctTTGCACAGCATCTAATCTCCTTGCTAAACTTATCAACAATCCGAACCTTGCTATAAATACTCTTCTCAAGCTGTGCCAAATGAGGGCTCCAAAGGGTTTCAACTGCATACCACGTCGCATGCTTTAG
- the LOC116019048 gene encoding urease accessory protein D, with translation METGKVVVERVGGKSTVTHCFAKYPLKFIIPKKVGSSQTDAVWVYTITYGGGIVSGDFIACHVTVGDGCTAVLTTQASTKVYKSVELKCSEQLLEARIGSGSLLAVIPDPVTCYSTAKYSQRQVFRIAPDSNLLLVDWITSGRHERGEKWEFDLYKSTNHIFLDGDQPLFLDTLMLEQQGITSIAERMRDYQVVATLILLGPKLKNVQNQIQQDVKRIMSQNLHIPSSFGSGHYANKPNNHSLAKPSFVASCSPFGPKGVGVVTRVAAVTTESVYNFLRTQLSSLKPLLGVSPYC, from the exons atggaaacagGGAAGGTGGTGGTGGAAAGGGTGGGAGGAAAGTCAACTGTCACTCACTGCTTCGCCAAGTATCCTCTCAAGTTCATCATACCCAAGAAG GTGGGTTCATCCCAAACTGACGCTGTTTGGGTTTACACTATCACCTATGGCGGAGGCATTGTCTCT GGAGATTTTATAGCTTGTCATGTTACAGTGGGAGATGGTTGCACAGCTGTTTTGACCACACAAGCCTCTACAAAG GTGTACAAGTCTGTGGAGTTGAAGTGCTCTGAGCAGCTTCTGGAG GCACGAATAGGAAGTGGTTCTCTATTGGCTGTGATTCCAGATCCAGTGACATGCTATTCGACCGCAAAGTATTCTCAGAGGCAAGTCTTCAGAATTGCACCAGACTCAAACTTGCTTCTGGTTGACTGGATAACTAGTGGCCGTCATGAAAGAGGGGAAAAATGGGAATTTGATCTTTACAAAAGCACAAACCACATCTTTTTGGATGGTGATCAGCCTTTGTTCCTTGATACG TTAATGCTCGAGCAGCAAGGAATTACCAGTATAGCTGAGCGTATGAGAGACTACCAAGTAGTTGCAACACTCATACTTTTGGG TCCAAAGTTGAAAAATGTCCAAAACCAAATCCAGCAAGATGTGAAGAGAATAATGTCTCAAAATCTACATATTCCTTCATCATTTGGCTCCGGACACTATGCAAATAAGCCTAATAATCACTCCTTGGCAAAACCGAGTTTTGTTGCTTCTTGCAGTCCATTTGGTCCAAAG GGAGTAGGTGTTGTTACTCGAGTAGCTGCTGTAACAACTGAATCAGTTTACAATTTTTTACGCACTCAACTGTCTAGCTTGAAACCATTGCTTGGTGTCTCACCATACTGCTGA